Proteins found in one Sorghum bicolor cultivar BTx623 chromosome 1, Sorghum_bicolor_NCBIv3, whole genome shotgun sequence genomic segment:
- the LOC8062797 gene encoding 26.7 kDa heat shock protein, chloroplastic, whose translation MSTIISTSLGLLLSRPATSSAGASSFGFLKPAVVTLPCAPAEKKRPRSICYSVDAKATDYPFNISPVALVHPEMPPTSTPRWEIKEDGKNVRLTFFNLPEGATTGDFQVAVEDDVLIIRTKKPKPAAAEEQRQSEPPPADSVSFHVRLLVPKGYDKESVRAQLQLRALVVTVPKVNPSFTKEVAID comes from the exons ATGTCGACAATTATTTCGACTTCTCTCGGCTTACTGCTAAGCCGGCCGGCAACATCTTCAGCTGGCGCGTCGTCCTTCGGGTTTCTGAAACCAGCAGTGGTGACACTCCCTTGCGCTCCTGCAGAGAAGAAGCGGCCTCGTTCCATCTGCTATTCTGTGGATGCCAAGGCCACCGACTATCCATTTAACATCTCACCCGTTG CCCTTGTGCATCCTGAGATGCCGCCCACGTCGACGCCGCGGTGGGAGATCAAGGAAGACGGCAAGAACGTCAGGCTGACATTCTTCAACTTGCCGGAGGGTGCTACAACGGGCGACTTCCAGGTTGCCGTGGAGGACGATGTGCTCATCATCAGGACGAAGAAGCCCAAGCCGGCAGCAGCAGAGGAACAAAGGCAAAGTGAGCCGCCCCCCGCCGACAGCGTCTCGTTCCATGTCCGTCTGCTCGTGCCCAAGGGGTACGACAAAGAGAGTGTCCGCGCCCAACTGCAGCTCAGGGCGCTGGTTGTCACCGTCCCCAAGGTTAATCCTTCCTTCACCAAGGAGGTTGCTATCGACTGA